The Oryzias melastigma strain HK-1 linkage group LG6, ASM292280v2, whole genome shotgun sequence genome includes a window with the following:
- the sin3aa gene encoding SIN3 transcription regulator family member Aa, whose protein sequence is MKRRLEDQETVFASQQRRLAGSAEAFQHRVLAPAPAPAVYEAVSENMQPSAGVQYSVPQGYQVPSVAPGGSGHGHTPSPAVHAAPHHHGPAVQPHGPSVMPGHGHTAAPQGSAQGHQQFQRLKVEDALSYLDQVKLQFGNQPQVYNDFLDIMKEFKSQSIDTPGVISRVSQLFKGHPDLIMGFNTFLPPGYKIEVQTNDLVNVTTPGQIHHITPHGISVQNIPITGAATQHQPPQPSAPTTTAPPLLTQPTPAKLSKPLQSQVLTPSSQSSPSIPAYTSPRSPPAQLHPPLAGTPTGPPLQNNQPVEFNHAINYVNKIKNRFQGQPDIYKAFLEILHTYQKEQRNAKEAGGNYTPALTEQEVYAQVARLFKNQEDLLSEFGQFLPDANSSVLLNKTTAEKAESVRNDHGFTTKKLQLNNKQRPSQNGCQIRRHPAPGSTPPVKKKPKLLNLKDPSMIDPSKHGGGTESLFFEKVRKALRSAEAYDNFLRCLVIFNQEVISRAELVQLVLPFLGKFPELFNWFKNFLGYREMSHIETYPKERATEGIAMEIDYASCKRLGSSYRALPKSYQQPKCTGRTPLCKEVLNDTWVSFPSWSEDSTFVSSKKTQYEEHIYRCEDERFELDVVLETNLATIRVLETVQRKLSRMSAEEQAKFRLDNTLGGSSEVIHRKAIQRIYGDKAADILDGLKKNPAVSVPIVLKRLKTKEEEWREAQRGFNKIWREQNEKYYLKSLDHQGINFKQNDTKVLRSKSLLNEIESIYDERQEQATEENATAPAGPHLTLAYEDSQILEDAAALIIHHVKRQTSIQKEDKYKIKQIIYHFLPDMLFSQRGELSDVEEEEEEEEEMDLEEGAGKKHNGVAASGSPSKSKLLFSNTAAQKLRGCDDAYNLFFVNNNWYIFMRLHQTLCSRLLRLYGQAERQIEEEVRERDWEREVLGLKKEKNDNPAIQLRLKEPMDIEVEDYYSAFLEMVKNLLDGNMEASQYEDSLREMFTIHAYIAFTMDKLVQSIVRQLQHIVSDEICVQVTDLYLAESANGAAGGALSTLSARSAAEGVYQRKAEQLMADENCFKVMFSKTRGQVQLTVELLDTEEENSDEPMEVERWSDYVGRYLNPDSTTPELREHLAQKPVFLPRNLRRIRKYQKGREQLDKEACEGGKKSLEKEKMECMFKLNSYKMVYVFKSEDYMYRRTALMRAHQSHEKVSTRLHKRFHAWVEAWVKEHVTRDMNADTNKWLMGEGRDGFLPCTTSRNPEVLHFMNINKYRVKYGSPPKAP, encoded by the exons ATGAAGCGGCGTCTGGAGGATCAGGAAACGGTTTTTGCGTCCCAGCAGCGGCGCCTGGCTGGCAGCGCGGAGGCTTTCCAGCATCGAGTCCTGGCCCCCGCTCCAGCTCCGGCTGTGTATGAAGCCGTGTCTGAGAACATGCAGCCTTCAGCTGGAGTCCAGTACTCAGTCCCACAGGGGTACCAG GTACCCAGTGTGGCCCCGGGTGGTAGCGGGCATGGACACACCCCCAGCCCAGCTGTACACGCAGCACCTCACCATCACGGTCCAGCGGTTCAGCCCCACGGGCCCTCAGTGATGCCAGGCCATGGCCATACAGCAGCTCCACAAGGCTCTGCACAGGGACACCAGCAGTTCCAGAGACTCAAG GTGGAAGATGCTCTGTCCTACTTGGATCAGGTGAAGCTTCAGTTTGGGAACCAACCTCAGGTCTACAACGACTTCCTGGATATAATGAAAGAGTTTAAGTCCCAAAG CATCGACACTCCCGGGGTCATCAGCAGAGTGTCGCAGCTCTTTAAAGGCCATCCGGACCTCATTATGGGCTTCAACACTTTTCTTCCTCCGGGCTACAAGATCGAGGTCCAGACCAACGACCTGGTCAACGTGACCACGCCGGGTCAGATCCACCACATCACCCCGCACGGCATTTCAGTCCAGAACATCCCCATAACCGGAGCCGCTACGCAGCACCAGCCCCCGCAGCCCTCCGCCCCCACCACCACGGCTCCTCCCCTTCTGACGCAGCCCACGCCTGCCAAGCTGAGCAAG CCTCTTCAGTCGCAGGTGTTGACGCCCAGCAGTCAGAGCAGTCCGTCCATCCCTGCATACACCTCCCCGCGCTCGCCGCCGGCGCAGCTCCATCCACCGCTCGCCGGGACGCCCACCGGCCCGCCCCTCCAGAACAACCAGCCCGTGGAGTTCAACCACGCCATCAACTACGTCAACAAGATCAAGAACCGCTTCCAGGGCCAGCCGGACATCTACAAGGCTTTCCTGGAGATCCTCCACACGTACCAG AAGGAGCAGCGCAACGCCAAAGAGGCGGGGGGGAACTACACGCCGGCGCTGACGGAGCAGGAGGTGTACGCTCAGGTGGCTCGGCTCTTCAAGAACCAGGAGGATCTGCTGTCAGAGTTCGGCCAGTTTCTCCCCGACGCCAACAGCTCCGTG CTGCTGAACAAAACCACCGCAGAGAAGGCGGAGTCCGTACGAAACGATCACGGTTTCACCACCAAGAAGCTACAGCTCAACAACAAGCAGCGGCCCAGTCAGAACGGCTGCCAGATCCGCCGCCATCCCGCTCCTGGGAGCACGCCCCCCGTCAAG aaGAAGCCAAAGTTGCTGAATCTGAAGGATCCCTCCATGATTGATCCCAGCAAGCACGGAGGCGGCACAGAATCTCTGTTCTTTGAGAAG GTGCGAAAAGCCTTGCGAAGCGCCGAGGCTTACGACAACTTCCTGCGCTGTCTGGTCATCTTCAACCAGGAGGTGATCTCCCGGGCGGAGCTGGTGCAGCTGGTGTTGCCCTTCTTAGG AAAATTCCCAGAGCTGTTCAACTGGTTCAAAAACTTCCTGGGGTACCGGGAAATGTCCCACATCGAAACCTACCCCAAGGAGCGGGCGACGGAGGGCATCGCCATGGAGATCGACTATGCTTCCTGTAAGAGGCTGGGGTCCAGCTACAGAGCCCTGCCCAAAAGCTACCAGCAGCCCAAATGCACGGGCAGGACGCCGCTCTGCAAAGAG GTCCTGAACGACACCTGGGTCTCCTTCCCCTCCTGGTCTGAGGACTCCACATTCGTGAGCTCCAAGAAAACCCAGTATGAAGAGCACATCTACAGGTGTGAAGACGAGCGATTCGAG TTGGACGTCGTGCTGGAGACCAACCTGGCCACCATCCGAGTCTTGGAGACGGTGCAGCGGAAATTATCCCGCATGTCTGCGGAGGAGCAGGCAAAGTTTCGCCTGGACAACACATTGGGGGGGTCCTCAGAGGTCATCCACCGGAAGGCCATCCAGAGGATATACGGAGACAAGGCGGCCGACATCCTCGACGGTCTGAAGAAGAACCCGGCGGTTTCTGTGCCCATCGTGTTGAAACG gttgaaaacaaaagaggagGAGTGGCGGGAAGCCCAGCGAGGTTTCAACAAGATCTGGAGGGAGCAGAACGAGAAGTACTACCTCAAATCTCTGGACCATCAAGGCATCAACTTCAAGCAAAACGACACCAAAGTGCTTCGATCCAAGTCGCTGCTGAACGAGATTGAAAGCATCTACGACGAG CGCCAGGAGCAGGCGACCGAGGAGAACGCCACCGCCCCCGCCGGCCCACATCTAACCCTGGCCTACGAGGACAGCCAGATCCTGGAGGACGCGGCGGCGCTCATCATCCACCACGTGAAGCGGCAGACCAGCATCCAGAAGGAGGACAAGTACAAGATCAAGCAGATCATCTACCACTTCCTCCCCGACATGCTGTTCTCGCAGCGCGGCGAGCTCTCGgacgtggaggaggaggaggaggaggaagaggagatggaTCTGGAGGAGGGCGCCGGCAAGAAGCACAATGGCGTCGCAGCCAGCGGCAGCCCCTCTAAGTCCAAGCTGCTGTTCAGCAACACGGCGGCGCAGAAGCTGCGCGGCTGCGACGACGCCTACAACCTGTTCTTCGTCAACAACAACTGGTACATCTTCATGCGGCTGCACCAGACGCTGTGCTCGCGGCTGCTGCGGCTGTACGGGCAGGCGGAGCGCCAGATTGAGGAGGAGGTGCGGGAGCGGGACTGGGAGAGGGAGGTGCTGGGACTGAAGAAGGAGAAGAACGACAACCCCGCCATCCAGCTGCGACTGAAGGAGCCCA TGGACATTGAAGTGGAAGATTACTACTCGGCGTTCTTGGAGATGGTGAAGAACCTTCTGGATGGAAACATGGAGGCTTCTCAGTATGAGGACTCACTGAGGGAGATGTTCACCATCCACGCCTACATCGCCTTCACCATGGACAAGCTCGTCCAGAGCATCGTCCGGCAG CTCCAGCACATAGTCAGTGACGAGATCTGCGTCCAGGTGACGGACCTCTACCTGGCAGAGAGCGCCAACGGCGCTGCAGGGGGCGCCCTGTCCACACTGTCTGCCAGGAGCGCGGCAGAGGGCGTCTACCAGAGGAAAGCCGAGCAGCTCATGGCTGATGAAAACTGCTTTAAG gtGATGTTTTCTAAAACCAGAGGGCAGGTGCAGCTCACTGTGGAGCTGCTGGACACGGAGGAGGAGAACTCAGACGAGCCCATGGAGGTTGAG CGCTGGTCTGATTACGTCGGCCGCTACTTAAACCCCGACTCCACCACTCCGGAGCTAAGGGAACATCTCGCTCAGAAACCTGTTTTTCTTCCCAG GAACCTGCGGCGAATCAGGAAGTACCAAAAAGGCAGAGAGCAGCTGGATAAGGAAGCCTGTGAGGGAGGCAAGAAATCTCTAGAGAAGGAGAAGATGGAGTGCATGTTTAAGCTCAACTCCTACAAGATGGTGTACGTCTTCAAGTCCGAGGACTACATGTATCGACGCACGGCACTAATGCGCGCTCACCAG TCGCACGAGAAGGTGAGCACTCGGCTGCACAAACGTTTCCACGCGTGGGTGGAGGCGTGGGTCAAAGAGCACGTCACGCGGGACATGAACGCTGACACCAACAAGTGGCTGATGGGCGAGGGCCGCGACGGCTTCCTGCCCTGCACCACCAGCCGCAACCCGGAGGTCCTCCACTTCATGAACATCAACAAGTACCGCGTCAAATACGGCTCGCCGCCCAAGGCTCCATAA